One window of Gavia stellata isolate bGavSte3 chromosome Z, bGavSte3.hap2, whole genome shotgun sequence genomic DNA carries:
- the SREK1IP1 gene encoding protein SREK1IP1, whose product MALPGGNKDNIRAGCKKCGYPGHLTFECRNFLRVDPQRDIVLDVSSTSSEDSEEEELQRLQAMREKKNLNEEEEKKKKQRKSKEKTKLKRPRKRSSSSSAAEEDEPKSKKQKSHKKEREKEKKNKSKKRKHHKKEKKKRRKEKSSSSDSSDSSSSD is encoded by the exons ATGGCTCTGCCGG GTGGAAATAAGGATAACATCAGAGCAGGATGCAAGAAGTGTGGCTACC CTGGTCATCTGACATTTGAATGTCGAAACTTCCTCCGAGTAGATCCTCAAAGAGATATTGTTTTAGATGTCAGCAGCACTAGCAGTGAAGACAGTGAGGAAGAAGAACTACAGAGATTGCAAGCCATGCGTGAAAAAAAGA ATTtaaatgaggaggaagaaaaaaagaaaaagcaaagaaaaagcaaagaaaaaacgAAATTAAAGAGACCAAGGAAAAG ATCTTCTTCATCAAGCGCAGCTGAAGAGGATGAGCCAAagtcaaaaaaacaaaaatcacacaaaaaagaaagggaaaaggaaaaaaagaataaatctaagaaaagaaaacatcataaaaaggagaaaaagaagagacgaaaggaaaaaagttcatCTTCTGATAGTTCAGACAGTTCTAGTAGTGACTGA